A stretch of the Vigna radiata var. radiata cultivar VC1973A chromosome 7, Vradiata_ver6, whole genome shotgun sequence genome encodes the following:
- the LOC106765959 gene encoding aspartic proteinase CDR1-like: protein MAISPKSKPLWFALTLDFIIFSQATTHFLIHRDSPLSPFYDSSITHFDRLHNAFQRSFKRINHLKAAADNLNHGSNLQAPMKPGGGEYLMKIFIGTPPVEVIGIADTGSNLIWTQCLPCIQCYNQTIPLFNPSLSKSYQTIPCLPTLCGQKLGLPSTQCPDKNTCGYSYNYADGSHTVGNLASETVTLGISNPISLPNVTFGCSHDTDGIFDASGSGIIGLGGGNLSLISQLGPYSSGGKKFSYCLIPNTVMNENSTSKITFGNGSLVSGPEVFTTPLINHGGFSVTLEALSVGKERIEFAPKGNVTKGNMLIDTGTTYTLLPSDVYNGLVHALSKVIRAKRVRDPNGDLDLCYESGNKNMKLPIITAHFEGGDVNLPAVNAFSMVKKDVICLAMVPQPLAILGNLAQTNFLIGYDLDSLTLSIKPTDCSKL, encoded by the coding sequence ATGGCTATCAGCCCCAAATCAAAACCCCTTTGGTTTGCCCTAACCCTTGATTTCATAATCTTCTCTCAAGCCACTACTCATTTTCTCATTCACCGTGATTCCCCTTTATCTCCCTTCTACGACTCTTCAATCACCCACTTTGATCGCTTGCACAATGCTTTCCAACGCTCATTCAAACGCATCAACCATCTCAAAGCTGCTGCTGATAACCTTAACCATGGCAGCAATCTACAGGCCCCTATGAAACCTGGTGGTGGAGAGTATCTCATGAAGATTTTCATCGGAACACCACCTGTTGAAGTAATTGGCATAGCTGACACAGGTAGTAACCTCATATGGACACAATGTTTGCCATGCATACAATGCTACAATCAAACTATCCCTCTCTTTAACCCTAGTCTTTCCAAATCATACCAGACAATACCATGCCTACCTACACTTTGTGGCCAAAAACTAGGTTTACCAAGTACACAATGTCCTGATAAGAACACATGTGGTTACAGTTATAATTATGCAGACGGTTCTCATACTGTGGGAAACCTTGCTTCTGAAACAGTAACCTTAGGCATCAGCAACCCAATTTCTCTTCCAAATGTTACATTTGGTTGTTCTCACGATACTGATGGCATATTTGATGCGTCAGGGTCAGGCATAATTGGCCTTGGTGGTGGCAACCTTTCACTgatttctcaattgggtccctattcaTCTGGTGGGAAGAAATTCTCCTATTGTCTGATTCCCAATACAGTGATGAACGAGAACTCCACCAGCAAGATTACTTTTGGAAACGGTTCTTTGGTTTCTGGTCCTGAAGTCTTTACAACTCCTCTTATTAATCATGGTGGCTTTTCAGTGACGTTGGAGGCCTTGAGTGTAGGGAAAGAGAGGATTGAATTTGCACCAAAGGGTAATGTTACCAAAGGAAATATGTTGATTGATACTGGAACAACTTATACTCTTTTGCCATCTGATGTTTATAATGGTTTGGTACATGCTTTAAGCAAAGTAATTAGGGCTAAAAGGGTGCGTGACCCTAACGGTGATTTAGACCTTTGTTATGAAAGCGGtaacaaaaatatgaaactCCCCAttatcacagcacactttgagGGAGGGGATGTGAATTTGCCGGCAGTGAATGCATTCTCTATGGTGAAGAAGGATGTGATATGTTTAGCAATGGTTCCACAGCCATTAGCTATCTTAGGAAACTTGGCTCAGACCAATTTCTTAATAGGATATGACCTTGACTCTCTCACTTTGTCCATTAAACCTACTGATTGTAGCAAGTTATAA
- the LOC106765962 gene encoding BAG family molecular chaperone regulator 1-like: MEGGSTPLPSPAESADGVAVSEGGLEEEEALVLVEDPISQEKRLLERRKNAKMEKAAKSISKISLEVDRLVGKLLKLDGIMAEGDVKLKREIQVKRVQKYVETLDLLKIKNSLAGSNGQHALVQHQQKHSNGQKLGPNLEQQGKH, from the exons ATGGAGGGCGGGTCAACACCATTACCATCACCAGCTGAATCAGCAGATGGTGTGGCAGTCTCAGAAGGCGGTCTAGAAGAAGAGGAAG CTTTAGTGCTAGTTGAAGATCCTATTAGTCAAGAGAAGAGGTTgttagagagaaggaagaatGCTAAGATGGAGAAAGCTGCAAAATCAATCTCAAAAATCAGCTTGGAGGTAGATAGGCTTGTAGGGAAG TTGCTTAAACTGGATGGTATAATGGCTGAAGGGGATGTGAAATTAAAGAGGGAAATTCAG GTAAAAAGAGTTCAAAAGTATGTTGAAACTCTGGATTTGTTGAAGATTAAGAATTCCTTGGCTGGTAGTAATGGACAACATGCACTAGTGCAACATCAACAAAAGCATTCAAATGGCCAAAAACTGGGACCAAATTTAGAGCAACAGGGAAAGCACTAA
- the LOC106765960 gene encoding aspartic proteinase CDR1-like, protein MSISPKSQYSLCFALSLLGIFNSLIFSEGTTLELIHRDSPLSPVYDPSLTHAERLRNALHHSLDRVNSFKHANPTKSSLKTNGGIYFMKYSIGTPPFEVVGIADTGSDLIWTQCRPCIRCYKQNPPIFDPSKSKSYHTLPCNSSFCSSRYVESPRCSRGTCQYFYDYFDNSHTAGNLATETITIGNENPVTSSKTVFGCAHDSAGTFPSIGSGIIGLGRGKLSLLSQLGIRKLSYCLTPSLRNTSKIVLGEDAVVSGAKVVRIPLATNSFEYRITLETLSVGEKRIEFEKQEDVMEGNMAVDSGTTFTFLPTALYNGLVSALDKTIRYPRVVDPHGVFKHCYEIGEPEKAIFPIITAHFKGGDVKLKPINTFFWVNDHVVCLSMLPSEVGFFGNIAQLNFWVGYDLEASTVSFKPADCTL, encoded by the coding sequence ATGTCCATCAGCCCTAAATCACAATATTCTCTTTGCTTTGCCCTAAGTCTCTTAGGAATATTCAATTCATTGATCTTCTCCGAAGGCACCACTCTTGAACTCATTCACCGTGATTCCCCTTTGTCACCTGTCTACGACCCTTCACTCACCCACGCTGAGCGCTTGCGCAATGCTTTGCACCACTCATTGGACCGTGTCAACTCTTTCAAACATGCGAACCCTACAAAATCCTCTTTGAAAACCAACGGCGGAATCTACTTCATGAAATATTCCATTGGAACTCCACCATTTGAGGTTGTCGGCATAGCCGACACAGGCAGTGACCTCATATGGACACAGTGTCGGCCATGCATACGATGTTACAAGCAAAACCCTCCTATCTTTGATCCTAGCAAGTCCAAATCATACCACACATTACCATGCAATTCCTCATTTTGCAGCTCTAGATATGTAGAATCTCCGCGATGTAGTAGGGGCACATGTCagtatttttatgattattttgataattcTCACACTGCGGGAAACCTTGCCACGGAAACCATAACCATAGGCAACGAAAACCCTGTCACTTCTTCGAAAACTGTATTTGGGTGTGCACACGACAGTGCTGGCACATTCCCGTCGATTGGGTCAGGCATCATTGGTCTTGGTCGTGGCAAGCTTTCACTACTTTCTCAACTTGGTATCAGAAAATTATCTTATTGCCTGACTCCCAGTCTCAGGAACACCAGCAAGATTGTTTTGGGTGAAGATGCTGTGGTTTCCGGTGCTAAAGTGGTTAGAATTCCTTTAGCAACAAATTCTTTCGAATACAGAATCACATTGGAGACTTTAAGTGTAGGGGAAAAGAGGATTGAATTTGAAAAGCAGGAGGATGTGATGGAGGGAAATATGGCGGTTGATTCTGGAACAACATTCACTTTTCTGCCAACAGCACTTTATAATGGTTTGGTGTCTGCTTTGGACAAGACAATAAGATATCCGAGGGTGGTTGACCCACATGGTGTTTTTAAACATTGTTATGAAATCGGTGAACCAGAGAAAGCCATATTTCCCATTATCACAGCACATTTTAAGGGAGGGGATGTGAAGTTGAAGCCGATTAATACATTCTTTTGGGTGAATGATCATGTGGTGTGTTTGTCAATGCTTCCCAGTGAAGTCGGTTTCTTTGGAAACATAGCTCAACTCAATTTCTGGGTTGGATATGATCTCGAGGCTTCAACTGTGTCCTTTAAGCCTGCTGATTGTACCTTGTAA
- the LOC106765963 gene encoding uncharacterized protein LOC106765963: MECARDIQKYNALLQEERVYIFLVGLDDRLDKVRSDILQLKPFPTIEQAYAYVRREDTRQTVMTSRAEYMTSGAVMATKGSKAGQQPTLVVGKHNSILKSKGPFDGGKCIHCGNARHTRDTCFKLHGYPEWWHELQAKKKKETTSPEEGTGKAAVVTAESRLSLVPMTSSSVSMEPGNYSQVFCSSKSQDASAWIIDSGATDHMTFDPTDFSHSTPPRRTCIANANGVTYPVTSAGTVTLSPSLLISHSPCSYTI; encoded by the coding sequence ATGGAATGCGCGAGAGATATACAGAAATATAATGCTTTGCTACAGGAGGAAAGAGTTTATATCTTTCTCGTTGGATTAGACGACCGACTTGATAAGGTTCGAAGTGACATACTCCAACTGAAGCCGTTTCCCACAATCGAGCAGGCTTATGCATATGTTCGAAGAGAAGACACTCGTCAGACAGTGATGACATCTAGGGCAGAGTATATGACAAGTGGTGCGGTTATGGCCACTAAAGGCTCAAAAGCCGGTCAACAACCAACACTAGTGGTTGGGAAACACAACTCCATCTTGAAGTCTAAAGGTCCATTCGATGGAGGAAAGTGCATACATTGTGGAAATGCTAGACACACTCGTGATACTTGTTTCAAGTTACATGGGTATCCAGAATGGTGGCATGAGTTGCAagctaagaagaaaaaagaaaccacTTCACCAGAGGAAGGCACAGGTAAAGCTGCGGTAGTCACTGCAGAGTCTCGATTGTCACTTGTTCCTATGACCAGTTCCTCCGTCTCAATGGAACCAGGTAACTACAGTCAAGTTTTTTGTAGTTCTAAGTCTCAGGATGCAAGCGCATGGATTATTGACTCTGGGGCAACAGACCATATGACTTTTGATCCCACAGACTTCTCCCATTCAACCCCACCACGTAGGACTTGCATTGCAAATGCAAATGGAGTTACATACCCGGTCACAAGTGCTGGAACTGTGACATTATCACCCTCTCTCCTTATCTCACACTCTCCTTGTTCCTACACTATCTAA